The DNA region TCATCCTCTTTGTATTCTTAATAGACGCTTGTTATGTTCCAACTCTATCTTGTGCATACTGAAGAATCCATAAATTTATATCACGGCTATCTAGCCAGCACAATTTGTGTAGTTatcgaaaaaatattaattgagcGGATGCTTGTAAGTGGGACTCCGTTGGCTTGCTGGGATCAGTTTCACTCAATATTTGCTCTTATGATGGATAactttttcggtgtgaattcTGATAATCGAAAGTCCGATTGGGCCCCGATTAATCCAATCGAGCCGGATCGACTCACTAAATGTTAAAACTTTTCCAACGTGGATTTTCTGTATTCACAAGAACTCGAGCCAGAAATCTTGCTTAAGCTAAATAAGCACCAAACTGCTTGAATTAATCCACGTACGAGGGAGAATCTTTTGATGGCATAAATTTGCACCATGAAACGTTATTATGAACTACATTTAATGAGATTGAAAAACATGATTTGGAGAAGGAAATCAGCTAAGTGGGATACGCCTTAGACTTGAAAGTCATGACTGTTCTTGGTTCAATTCTCATTTGCTTTGGGACCTTCCCTTTTCCTATCTCCCTACCTACTTCTAGGCCTCATTGGCCTACTGAAACCAAAtccaaaacaaagaaattttCTAATCATTGAATAATACATCCAAAAAATTTaccagaaaaataaataaaagacataTTGTTCTGATAAAATAGATAAACGCAAGTGCACGTTAGCGAGTAAGTAATATAGAGTAAATAAGAGTATTGTACCATAGAGACTAATTTAGACCTCGGTGAATACCGAACACATCACAAGTAGCTTTTATCCAAACGATCAATTTTGGATTAGTGGATTAAATTAAATCTAAAAACTAAACTTAAGCGATAAAGTAAACACGAATAAAATCGATGGAGATGAATCTAGGACTATCAATTTCCTCTAGTACATTACACAGAATCGATTATTCTCTCTATATTCTAGCAAattcataaattattaatctaGGGTGATATTTTTCTACCTCTCTTCCGAGAGCTGCAGAAACTTATTCCTTATATCAAATTAAGTACTCTATTCCTAAGTAATTAATAAGCGAGAACCTATTAATCATCAACCTTAATTGGCTACTTAAGGCGATCAGGTATATTCCTATCCCTCACACAAATAGTCAGTTTTCCAACTCAAACTAAACTTAGTCTATCTTATCCATGGTTAACCTAGAATTCCTTTCCGAAGCTCATCTAGATTTCctaatcaaattaattggtGATTAGGCAATTAAACGAATTAAGAATAAGATAGAATAAGCTTTCAATCGAATTCAATAgatatagagaaaaaaaaattcataattccGTATAAAAGTACTAGGCTCCATTGAAGTCCTAGATATTGGAGTTTAGATCATCATCATAATGCTAAACATAAAATccctaaaagaaaacataaacaTGATATCAAGGATTGAAAGAGAAACGAGAAAGAATAATGTAGCCGGTCTTCCAACTCGAACCATGGTCACCGTGATCTTGATCTCCACCTCATCTAGTTCCCAAAGGTCAcattctcttcctcctctctgTATGAATGAATGTTCAGCACTCTTTTTTCTAGGTTAAATGTCCAGAAAGGTCATCCCTAGAATCCGCGAAAATCTCTCTCCATGAAAAGATATTGTTTTGTAATTTAAACCACCTAAATagaattcttttatctctaGAAATATTATAACTATCTAATTAAAAATGATCAAATATATCTCCACTATTAATCTTCTCTTAGAACTTTAATATCAAGAAAAATCCTGAACTAAGCAAGAAAGAGTCGGAGTAAGCTGATTTAAAGGGCTGCAGCCCTCCAATTTCACAGCTGGGGCCGTCTGAGTCTGTAATTTCTATTGCGTAGGGAATTTCTTTGACCATATCTTCCTCACTGGAACTCTGATTGACAAACCGTTTGAACCGCTATGCTCCTAACTCGATGGGCTTTCCATTGATATGCAATTTACACCATTTAACTCCAATTTAACCTGTTCAAAATACTGAAAACTTAGAGACTGCAAAATCGATATTCATGAACTAACTCCCAAAATACCTAAAAACACCAAAAAGCACTTAAAAATCTAAAATCCTACCAAAACGCAAATGAAtgctaaattaaattataatctACTAAACTAACCTAACCTCGAGAATCTAACTCCAAATAAACTCGTAAAAGGCACTGAATAACTCCATTTTCATAGAGTTAACAGATATGTTGTTTTATCTTAAATAGGAAGAATTAAAATGTTTGACTATTCAGACACGAGAAACTTCCCATTTTGAGCCCTCGTCAGTTTGAATTTCTTCTTCGATTTAGACTGGACCAGATAACTACGTATGTATTTTCGTTTGGTAATGACTCCGCTCCGCtccatttctttttaaattcaacaacataattattactattttgtcttatttcctatttaataataaattccatatatttttttcttaatcattattataattaattttttaataataaattcttcacTCCACTCCATTATTCgatcaattcaacaacataataaattcttttttttgtctttctctcttatttaataataaattcttatacataattttttcctAATATCATTATAACCCacttaaatattaatatttgtaatgattaCAGACGCCACCTAAAAttaatgtgtgtgtgtgtatatatatacacctaTTGTTTAATCAATGGTCAGGGATTCTTGACAAGGGGCTGTCCAATGGAATAGCTTCCTCGACAAAATCCCCGCACTAGCTACCATTTTTTGCAACTTATTTATATGAGCAATTAATTCATGGTCAAAGtgcataaatatgtatatatatatatatatatatatatgtgtggtCAAAGAGAAAATTTCCAAAAGCCACCAAATGCTAGAGTTCCCCACCACTCTTCTTTGTCTCATAAAATAATCATCCTTGACGGGAGAAAGGATCTCAAACTTGACATTAATTTTACCGTATTTTTGCAAAGTATATATCTAAATctcattatataaaatatcacacaataaaaaaacagagaattcaattaaatatatctttCGTAAAATGTTAGTGCATCAATTGAGTTCTTTTATCGAATCCATATAGTTTCACCTCGATCATGTCTGTTCAACAAAAATGAAAGTGAAGCACCTGATTAGCCCGAGAACGGAATTCTCTTGGCCTTTTTCTGAAATCTCCaattaaaatggaaaatatcGCTTTTTTGGTgtggaaaaaaagtaattatttccaaaaaaagaaaaacaaagattCTTCCTGAAAAGGGTTCCATGTGGTTGGCTCCTGGGACATGGGGAAGACTCCTGCCTGCAAGTGCAACCTCCTCCCACTTTTCTCATAAAattactcaaaaaaaaaaggaacctAAAGATACCCAAAAAttattcccaaaaaaaaaacacaagaGAGAAAGGAAAGCATTATATTATTAACAAGTGTAGTAATCGATCTAGAAATATTGTCTATTTGAGTACCGTATGATGAACAAGAAATAGCCAAATACTTTTTCCTACATGATTCCAAAGCTCAATAGCGTGCACGAGCAGTTTTGTTTACTGGACAATTAGGAAAGTGCCAAGCACCATGCTGGTAATATTCTTGACCGACAGAATCTCTTGGAAGTATATGTAGAATCTTatagtgtgtatatatacacacatatacatatacatatacatatacatgagTACATCCGTGCCACGCATAAAAGGCGTATATGAAAACAACTAATGAATCAAATAGTTTTCATGTGACTATATTTGTATGAAATTACATTTTATTCAGGTTATTAAGGAATTATTTTAAAGAAAGAACCAAAAAATTATTCGACCAAGGAAAAGATAACTATTGGTGTCTCTTAGGTTTTCAATAGTAAGGAGCCAAGgcggaagaaaaaggaaattctgAAATTGAAGAAAGTTGAAATCAGGACGAAAGGAAAGAcagttgaaagaaaataacaatgtcgaagagaagggggaagagagaggaaaTTTACCCTTATGTGTCTTTTAATGGTTATAGTTagttaaattatatattgcaGATTCTACCACAATTCAACCTAAGTGTAAATCGCAACgaaaagtaaaaagaaagaagttttACGGcttttcataataataatagagaaGAGATATAAATATGTAAGTTTACAATATTAAGCTTTTGCCCTAGGCCAAACCCTGATTCAACCTAAGTTCTGGCTAGGAAGAAAGACCTCTCGTAATTAAGTCCAGATTTTAATAGACGTATGATTGGATTATGGATGTTAAACATTGGGGAGCAGTTGTGATTCATGATTAGTTCAAAATCATCCTCACGATGCACCGTGGACAATTACAACAAATCATCAACCGCAGCTAAGAGTGACTACTGTTTGAACTCAAACAACAGGTGCAAGTTCGACTTATAACGAATGAAGCTAGTCACAGACGGTGATATGGGACATGCTTGATGTCGAGTCAAGTTGTGCCATGTGATCACGGCCATCTAATGTTGGGATTGCCCAAAGTCAAGCCTGCCCAATACCTCAAGACTTATATTGAAGCGAACCCACAAATTGCTCATGGCAGGTGAACCCAATTGATTCCGTACAATCCGAATTGGACCAAGGAAGCCCAGGATAGGGTCTTGAAGGGCTTACATTAACCCCAGTTGGGCTCCATTGGGCCAGATTGAATCGAGTCATGGACTATATTTGGCCCACTCAGAAGGCTCGCGATATATAGTGTAATGTCCAAAATGCTCAATGCCTAGGAATGAAGATTCGAGTTTCATCGAAACATACAAACAAAATGCATTGATTGGAGAGAAATACACAACATGATTCACTTACGTGAACTATCCATGTTATTGATTCCCTAATCCCTATTGGCTTTGATAATGTCCGTCGGCAAAAGTTACATTGCTTCAAACCCTTTGACAGTCCCATATACAACAAACGGAAAGAGAGTACAAAGGCGTATCCGCTTCAACAAGCCGTTGATTGAGAAACAACCTTTGACCAAACCTCAACAAGGAGTTGAATGATGGGAGTAAGCTTGCAAAAACTGGAACCAAATCTTCACTTGAGCTGGTGGTGTTAGTTGTCTGGTCTCGAGTATGTACACGGGCTTCACAAAGCAAAGTCAGCAGAGCGGCGATCGACTTCCATTAAATTAATAGTCTGGGTTGTTGATGAAACTCTCGTAGGCGGTCCCATTAAGGGATCGGTGGACTTCATCCCAGTTTGAGATGAGGTCCAACAACGGCCCCTTATGGATTTTCACTTGGCGGGTCATCAGTTCCCTCACTGGAACCTTAAGAAACTCTAGGACTTCTTTTAGTTTCTGCAACACAGACATGTAAAATCGCATTCGTGATCATGCATCCagaacaaagaaaagaaaagtacaCCTCTCAGTTTTGTAGCCACTTACAGTTTTGTCCTGGACAATGTCCTCATAATAGAGAACAATGTGTCTTGTGCTGTTGAAATAGGTCAATGCCCTTGCAACCGTTTCCTCCATTTCCTTCAGATCATTTATCAGTGACGTTGAATTGATCACAGGCTTGTACGTGGAAAGCATACTCGCCTACAATATAACAGTGCCCAGGAAACACTTTAGCATAAAATGCCAAGTATAGTGCTTGAGTGAGTGAAGACATCAGAAGGGGGAGAGAGGGACCTCTTCTTCACTATGAACATGGGATTTGTGAGTCCCATTCAATAGCTTTGCGAAACGATCATAGGAGTTCGCtagcactgaaaccatgcgGCGCAATAGGTTTCTTCGGAATAGAAATATCGCCGAAACACCTCTCTGATTGAAGTACTCCGCTATCTCTTTGTGGTGCTGAATCAATCCCTGCATCCAGTCATTGGCAAATCAGTTTCTAAAAGAGGCAAAATTTCTTGCCAGATTCCGTTCGGAAGAATAAAAAGATCTCTGAATGTTAGTGAGCACAAAAAATGCAATCATTTATTGCAGTGACTCCATCTAATTCAATAGTTGTTCCTTCCCCCCAAGCACGACTTTAGAGGAATCCTTATGTGAATTATCAGTGCAAGAGCTGAATGGCCCGTTTCCAGCAGACCAGGAAGTCAAAGCAATAGCATGAACCAGTCAGTGAGTTGCGGATTATTCCATCCTGTTCCCAACTAATGAAAGCAAGTACCTTTTTATCAAAACATAAAGTAAGCATATATGCCTAATCAATCTTATAAGACCTGAAAAGGACCAACAAGCAAAAGCTCTGAGGAAAAGATATTGAACCATTAAAGAGATCTTCATTAACAAAGAGAATGAATACCTGATTGAACATCCACTTGAAGCCGACTGCAGCAGAGCACTCATTCTTTGAAGCACTACTGAACCAGTCCAAGTTGTAAACTTTGTCAAGAGTCTGTATGATcgatgaaatattttttctcctttccAGAGAAGAAAATATCTCCCCATTAGAGCTTAGGTTCATGTGACTGTTTAAGAGCGCCTCAAACCACCCACTACCCGATCTTTGCATGGATAATATCGCAAAGAATCGCACGGGATTTTGAGCACATTCAGACCTAATAACATTCCAAAGAGCAAAAGTCAGACAAAGTTctatgatatatatacacaaatatCATGTGGTCTATTAGGTTGTAGACGACTTTCCCAGATTTCAACTTCCTTACTTCAAAAGACAGAAAACAAGATAAAGAACCTCAGATTGCACCTCAAAAAGATTCATTTTTCTCAACCAAACGGCGAAATTTTGTCTTTGTTCTCCAGAGccattgaagaaaaaagaacacaTTTTCTCACAAGTAAACAAATAAAGGGGAGATTATTTTCCaccaaaaggaagaaaagggaACTGGGGACATTCTCTGCTCCAAACATATGCAAACTAGTTTGGGAGACTGAAAGTTGCGTCTTCCACATTACCTGTTGAAAGTTTTAGGCCTAGGGTAATGCACCAATGGAACCGTCGACTCTATGGTGGCATTTTGAGGAAAAGGCATCTTGATGATCTGAACATCATCAATCATACTCCTGCTTATCTGCTTTATGCAAAAGGACACTATATATATCCCGCATATCATCGCAAATACCAACAAGATCATCCTATATAATAGAGGAGATGTCTTCTTTAGAGGCTTTATGATGAGGGAGTCATGCTGCTCACAAAACGGAGAAATATATGAGAAAACATGTTTCAACAAAAGCATTAAAAAGCTACCAATTTCTACCTAAAAGGAAGCAGAGATTATAAACCTATAGTGTGGTATACCAAACAATCTGCGCTCTAAAGTCGGTATACAAGCTTATTCGTTCCTCTACAGTGATAAcatcatatcatatattaaAAATCTATTAAGTGCTTTCCTCAACTATATTGAACGCTAGAAAAACTGTATACACCGTTCCAATCTAACCACTATGCACAGACATGCATCAAACACCTCGCATTACTGGAGCTTCAAGAGAGCTCCATGCTTCAGGAAAGCTACTCGAGGTCTATATTACCCCTCACTTTCGCTTGCTTCACTCGGTGGAGGAAATCCAATCGACTGAACGCAAACATGCAAAAATTGAAACTGACTCAGCAATCTTTCTAAGCTCTGCAAAACTGGGCATATGCAGGGCGGCACCCTCGATTCAGCTTGAGCAAAACCACGACACCATACAAGAACGGCAATAGAGCATATGACATAATTTGCATGTTGCAGAACGACTCATCCCTCATGCCGAAAAGCATCAAATTTGTTTCCGAAAAATCACATTCTTTCAGTATATCAGCCttaagaagaaagagaagatcTTTACAGCAAGGAAGCGTCAGACCCATCTCCATTTCAAGTAAGATGGTCCCAAACCAAAAGAAGCTGAAGCAAaagagccaaaaaaaaaaatcctattCCACCATTAAAGAAGTGCCAACTCAACGGAGAATAACAAAACCTTTACATTAACTACCCGAATTGCAAATTAACGAAATAAATCGAAAGACAGGAGCAGGGCACACGTTTAATCAGCTCAAAGTCATCAGTCCTTTGGTAAAGGGCTCACCTGGCCGAGGTGATGGACAGCTTCTGCCATTTGCTCTGGGGACTGAAGTCGGGAAAGGCTAGAGGAAGAAAAAGGGTGTCGGAATCTCAGCTCAGATCTCTATTTCTGTAGAGAGAAGCCTTCCGTGCTCCTTCTTTACTGAGTTTCTTGGACTGAAAACAGAGGGAGGGAGAACggatcagagagagagagagagagagagagaggacgaAGGGAAAAGCCGTGGAGGTGAGCATGATGCTTACAAAATTGACAATAGTGCCTCGTggaattcaaaaaagaaaaacctatgtagagagagaaacagagacagagacataATCAACAAACAacaacagagagagagagagagagagacggagaGAGAGTGTTTTGCTGTTAGTTGTTAATTAGTGATTTATACATTGTATCTACTCTTAATTGTAAGgataattggaaaaaatcaaaagaaagtGTAATGCAGTAACACACGCTCTCGCATGTTGACCTAGAGGTCACAAATTTGATATCTAATGGGACTGCCTTAAGCTTCATTTGTAATTCAAAAATGATTTAATAGAAAATCAAGAAGGCGGTCTcaggttgtgtttggttttaaagttgagtaaattgaattttaattttaattaatttataatgattgtgtcgttgaataatgagaaaatgtgtgaaaaagtaatgaataattaagagaaaataatgattgtgttgttgaattgtggaaaaagtaatgaatagttaagagaatttagtattacaaattgaattgaatggttaaaaaaattgaaaaaaaaaaagataaaagtaataattgtattgttgaattgttaataagtgaaattaagtgaaatatacttaaaaatttttaatttatcaaacggGCGAGGCaagagatttttatttttatttttcttctcaaGAGAAGCGGCCCCAGTTTGGCATGGAACTAAAATCCTCCATAAACATTGAAATGGAAGGTGAgagctttttatttttaattttcttctcaGGAGAAGAAATAAATTTGGACAAAAATATACGATTTCATGTATAATAGTATTGG from Punica granatum isolate Tunisia-2019 chromosome 3, ASM765513v2, whole genome shotgun sequence includes:
- the LOC116201224 gene encoding uncharacterized protein LOC116201224, whose protein sequence is MAEAVHHLGQHDSLIIKPLKKTSPLLYRMILLVFAMICGIYIVSFCIKQISRSMIDDVQIIKMPFPQNATIESTVPLVHYPRPKTFNRSECAQNPVRFFAILSMQRSGSGWFEALLNSHMNLSSNGEIFSSLERRKNISSIIQTLDKVYNLDWFSSASKNECSAAVGFKWMFNQGLIQHHKEIAEYFNQRGVSAIFLFRRNLLRRMVSVLANSYDRFAKLLNGTHKSHVHSEEEASMLSTYKPVINSTSLINDLKEMEETVARALTYFNSTRHIVLYYEDIVQDKTKLKEVLEFLKVPVRELMTRQVKIHKGPLLDLISNWDEVHRSLNGTAYESFINNPDY